From the genome of Streptomyces sp. V1I1, one region includes:
- a CDS encoding glycosyltransferase produces the protein MKNRSDRRPRVLYLAFYFPPSRASGVYRARATANHLVEKGWDVTVCASPLDFLYKRIGSVDEGLSETVDPRIKVERPSLNQYTWQQDLREFSWLRRSFPLMAKRVYQFSQTKLFPERYSSWAWASVVRALKLHSKKRFDVVVATGNPFASFGAAWLFNRLTGVPYVMDYRDSWTLDLFHDEPAFPKGHIAWAWEKRMLNKAAASVFVNEALRGWHAERYPEVADRMMVVPNGWDADVIPAAPEPAEKPEPAAAAGTEAAAETEATAETEAPAFEQPSAEGQRPLRFAYLGTLTVKQPVEEMAEAFKIARRHPDLTDAELQIHGHLGFFKNSPATLKKKLGLDDEAPENGAEDTGLRYCGPVSKTEVGKVYEDADVLVFLAGGGKYVTSGKIFEYMAFGHPIVSVHAPGIAAQDVLEGYPLWFNANSLDVDELAASMVAAGKAARDLTPEQREIARRHADRYQRDAVLKPFEERLRTIVGREDSSEDRIED, from the coding sequence ATGAAGAACCGCAGCGACCGGCGCCCACGCGTGCTCTATCTGGCGTTCTACTTCCCGCCCTCCCGGGCGAGTGGCGTGTACCGAGCCAGGGCGACGGCCAACCACCTCGTAGAGAAGGGCTGGGACGTCACGGTCTGCGCGTCTCCGCTGGACTTCCTCTACAAGAGGATCGGCTCGGTGGACGAGGGTCTCTCGGAGACGGTCGACCCGCGTATCAAGGTCGAGCGGCCGTCGCTCAACCAGTACACCTGGCAGCAGGACCTGCGTGAGTTCAGCTGGCTGCGCCGCAGCTTCCCGCTGATGGCGAAGCGCGTGTACCAGTTCAGCCAGACGAAGCTGTTCCCGGAGCGCTACTCCTCGTGGGCCTGGGCCTCCGTCGTACGCGCGCTGAAGCTGCACTCCAAGAAGCGCTTCGACGTCGTCGTCGCCACCGGCAACCCGTTCGCGTCCTTCGGCGCGGCCTGGCTGTTCAACCGGCTGACGGGTGTTCCGTACGTCATGGACTACCGCGACTCGTGGACGCTGGACCTGTTCCACGACGAGCCGGCCTTCCCCAAGGGGCATATCGCCTGGGCCTGGGAGAAGCGGATGCTGAACAAGGCGGCCGCGTCGGTGTTCGTGAACGAGGCGCTGCGGGGCTGGCACGCGGAGCGGTACCCGGAGGTCGCGGACCGCATGATGGTGGTCCCGAACGGCTGGGACGCGGACGTCATTCCGGCGGCCCCCGAGCCGGCCGAGAAGCCGGAGCCCGCGGCGGCTGCCGGGACCGAGGCCGCTGCCGAGACCGAGGCGACTGCCGAGACCGAGGCGCCCGCCTTCGAGCAGCCTTCTGCCGAGGGACAGCGGCCGCTGAGGTTCGCGTACCTCGGCACGCTCACCGTCAAGCAGCCCGTCGAGGAGATGGCCGAGGCGTTCAAGATCGCCCGCCGTCATCCCGATCTGACGGACGCCGAGCTGCAGATCCACGGCCACCTGGGCTTCTTCAAGAACAGCCCGGCGACGCTGAAGAAGAAGCTCGGCCTGGACGACGAGGCTCCCGAGAACGGCGCCGAGGACACCGGACTGCGCTACTGCGGGCCGGTCTCCAAGACCGAGGTCGGCAAGGTCTACGAGGACGCGGACGTGCTGGTCTTCCTGGCCGGCGGCGGCAAGTACGTGACCTCGGGCAAGATCTTCGAGTACATGGCCTTCGGGCATCCGATCGTCTCGGTGCACGCGCCGGGCATCGCCGCCCAGGACGTGCTCGAGGGCTATCCGCTGTGGTTCAACGCCAACAGCCTGGACGTGGACGAGCTGGCGGCCTCGATGGTCGCGGCGGGCAAGGCCGCGCGTGATCTGACGCCGGAGCAGCGCGAGATCGCGCGCAGGCACGCGGACAGGTACCAGCGCGACGCTGTGCTCAAGCCCTTCGAGGAGCGGCTGCGGACCATCGTCGGCCGCGAGGACTCGTCCGAGGACCGAATCGAGGACTGA
- a CDS encoding glycosyltransferase: MKSHVLYLALGTYRVRAAREHVKELASSGSQVVLVVADCEEWAETADDLSRLDGVEVVRLSLDKHGSAWPAAKKLVGDKSGPFATAERLIAGDAHALPTAWAAIRRRPELTLELEPANTDGHTAEPSDLAVITPWYPSPNNPYAGSFVQAMTAAVAGQFDRVTVLHTEDWSGRAHPALNDAIKVTVDRLQERSDLIPVVESAEGTVVRIPVPLTHRKNYSPWVAAQEKALLPALPTGKIEAPLVHAHTGIYGGVLALHLARPDARVVVTEHSSFLDKVFAQPAALELYGEVLERADAFLCVSSRLREQIAAEFPAYAHKLSVVPNMIDFGRFTPGPERSAELLSWLYVGRLIKPKGVDELLEAFALVAKKEPRAKLTLVGHGPREDDLVARAEQLGLGDRVSILPPVSPEDVNALMHKHDLLVHASKGETFGMTVVEAVAAGLPVLATRSGGPQESLAGIESKAGAFMDVSKDPRVIADAYWQLRKDAAGIDLPAAREVLESRFGTEAVAKQLLSVYEGTPLPAAQVPLPALAEQPEQPEQPEQPAESAPTVTQKQDEKAPESTEPVGRAVILALTPPGKPRRIVDFANYLTEVGVEVTLVSGRAGQFWQRAQLDSRVPVVSIEAAEKKLRIPRGERFLVYRAPRAVLRKARRVAARNRKSITPELAVASVQRAHTRAANAFHKKIFNRGYREIRPQLLSRVAKRAALPELRLDLADHVFVSDINSTVTGWKWAKAHPHLTVTMHMDREIYAPKDEKDE; encoded by the coding sequence ATGAAAAGCCACGTGCTCTATCTCGCGCTCGGAACGTACCGGGTACGGGCAGCACGCGAGCATGTCAAGGAACTTGCGTCCTCCGGCTCGCAGGTCGTGCTGGTCGTCGCGGACTGTGAGGAGTGGGCGGAGACCGCCGACGACCTCTCGCGCCTGGACGGCGTGGAAGTCGTACGGCTCTCCCTCGACAAGCACGGCTCGGCATGGCCCGCCGCGAAGAAGCTGGTCGGCGACAAGTCGGGGCCCTTCGCCACGGCCGAGCGGCTGATCGCCGGTGACGCACACGCACTGCCGACGGCCTGGGCGGCCATCCGGCGGCGGCCGGAGCTCACGCTCGAGCTGGAGCCCGCCAACACGGACGGTCACACCGCGGAGCCTTCGGACCTCGCCGTGATCACCCCCTGGTACCCCTCGCCGAACAACCCGTACGCCGGATCGTTCGTCCAGGCGATGACGGCAGCGGTGGCCGGCCAGTTCGACCGGGTCACCGTCCTGCACACCGAGGACTGGTCGGGCCGGGCGCACCCCGCGCTCAATGACGCGATCAAGGTCACCGTGGACCGCCTCCAGGAGCGCTCGGACCTCATCCCCGTCGTGGAGTCCGCAGAGGGCACCGTCGTCCGGATCCCCGTGCCGCTCACCCACCGCAAGAACTACAGCCCCTGGGTCGCCGCCCAGGAGAAGGCCCTGCTCCCCGCGCTGCCCACGGGCAAGATCGAGGCCCCACTCGTCCACGCCCACACCGGCATCTACGGCGGCGTGCTGGCTCTGCACCTGGCCAGGCCCGACGCGCGCGTGGTCGTCACCGAGCACTCCTCGTTCCTCGACAAGGTATTCGCGCAGCCCGCCGCCCTGGAGCTGTACGGCGAGGTGCTGGAGCGGGCGGACGCGTTCCTGTGCGTCAGCTCCCGGCTGCGGGAGCAGATCGCCGCGGAGTTCCCGGCGTACGCGCACAAGCTCAGCGTCGTACCGAACATGATCGACTTCGGTCGCTTCACGCCTGGCCCGGAGCGCTCGGCCGAGCTGCTCAGCTGGCTGTACGTCGGCCGGCTGATCAAGCCGAAGGGCGTCGACGAACTGCTCGAAGCCTTCGCTCTGGTGGCGAAGAAGGAGCCGCGGGCGAAGCTCACCCTGGTCGGCCACGGCCCCCGCGAGGATGACCTCGTCGCCCGCGCCGAGCAGCTCGGCCTCGGCGACCGCGTCAGCATCCTGCCGCCCGTGTCCCCCGAGGACGTCAACGCGCTGATGCACAAGCACGATCTGCTCGTGCACGCGAGCAAGGGCGAGACGTTCGGTATGACGGTCGTGGAGGCCGTCGCCGCCGGCCTGCCCGTCCTCGCCACACGCAGCGGCGGCCCGCAGGAGAGCCTGGCCGGCATCGAGTCCAAGGCCGGCGCGTTCATGGACGTCAGCAAGGACCCCAGGGTCATCGCCGACGCCTACTGGCAGCTCAGGAAGGACGCGGCCGGGATCGACCTGCCGGCGGCCCGTGAGGTGCTGGAGAGCCGGTTCGGCACGGAGGCGGTGGCCAAGCAGCTCCTCTCGGTCTACGAGGGCACCCCGCTCCCCGCCGCACAGGTGCCCCTCCCGGCCCTGGCCGAGCAGCCCGAGCAGCCCGAGCAGCCCGAGCAGCCCGCCGAGAGCGCCCCGACGGTCACTCAGAAGCAGGACGAGAAAGCCCCTGAGAGCACCGAGCCGGTCGGCCGCGCGGTCATCCTCGCGCTGACGCCGCCCGGCAAGCCGCGCCGCATCGTCGACTTCGCCAACTACCTGACCGAGGTGGGCGTCGAGGTCACCCTGGTCTCGGGCAGGGCGGGCCAGTTCTGGCAGCGCGCGCAGCTGGACTCCCGCGTCCCCGTAGTGAGCATCGAGGCCGCCGAGAAGAAGCTGCGCATCCCACGCGGCGAGCGCTTCCTCGTCTACCGCGCCCCGCGCGCGGTGCTGCGCAAGGCCCGCAGGGTGGCCGCCCGTAACCGCAAGTCGATCACTCCCGAGCTCGCCGTCGCGTCCGTCCAGCGGGCGCACACCAGGGCCGCCAACGCCTTCCACAAGAAGATCTTCAACCGTGGATACCGGGAGATCCGGCCGCAGCTGCTGTCCCGTGTGGCCAAACGCGCCGCCCTTCCGGAGCTGCGGCTCGACCTCGCCGACCATGTGTTCGTGAGCGACATCAACTCCACGGTGACGGGCTGGAAGTGGGCCAAGGCCCACCCGCACCTCACCGTCACGATGCACATGGACCGGGAGATCTACGCCCCGAAGGACGAGAAGGACGAGTAG
- a CDS encoding acyltransferase has protein sequence MSYRVQPTAQVDETAEIGAGSSVWELAQIREGARLGEGCVVGRGAYVGTGVTMGDNCKLQNYALVYEPAELGDGVFIGPAVVLTNDHNPRSVDPEGKQKRGGDWEAVGVKIADGASIGARSVCVAPVRIGRWSMVAAGAVVTKDVPDFALVVGVPARQIGWVGKAGVRLMERADESGVWECPQTGAVYVEKDGVLDDRS, from the coding sequence GTGAGCTACAGGGTCCAGCCCACCGCCCAGGTCGACGAGACCGCCGAGATCGGCGCCGGGAGCAGCGTCTGGGAGCTCGCCCAGATCCGTGAGGGCGCGCGGCTCGGCGAGGGCTGTGTGGTGGGGCGGGGTGCCTACGTCGGCACCGGCGTCACGATGGGCGACAACTGCAAGCTGCAGAACTACGCGCTGGTCTATGAGCCCGCCGAGCTCGGCGACGGTGTCTTCATCGGTCCCGCCGTGGTGCTCACCAACGACCACAACCCGCGTTCCGTCGACCCCGAGGGCAAGCAGAAGCGCGGTGGCGACTGGGAGGCCGTGGGCGTGAAGATCGCCGACGGTGCCTCGATCGGCGCACGTTCGGTGTGTGTCGCCCCGGTGCGGATCGGGCGCTGGTCCATGGTCGCGGCGGGCGCGGTCGTCACCAAGGACGTACCGGATTTCGCGCTGGTCGTCGGCGTGCCCGCCCGGCAGATCGGCTGGGTCGGCAAGGCCGGCGTCCGTCTGATGGAGCGTGCGGACGAGTCCGGCGTGTGGGAGTGCCCGCAGACCGGCGCGGTGTATGTGGAGAAGGACGGCGTCCTCGACGACCGGAGCTGA
- a CDS encoding VCBS repeat-containing protein: protein MAVALAAVLSVLGQGAAVTPQAVAATACAGAQSDFNGDGIRDVAIADPEATVSGKERAGLIRIVYGGGKGTFELSQDSPEVSDGAETGDQFGFSFAVYDANLDGCSDIAVGIPYEDINLVGNTIKDAGLVHLIYGSPAGIASGGQGSYGFRQGSDGKLGGGYEAEDWVGYAVAAGKSATGFPFLVIGVPGEDGAGGADMGMIHYVYGTAYDVASVSQDTTGVWEEAEAYDRFGASISATDRHFVVGAPGESIGAVESAGGVIAFRPSINSLGVPDPLFGMGQGRTPGPDTAAQVDDRYGTSLATAPYRPASAATTTDSLLAVGVPGEDLSTTVDAGAVHLYHIKADGTVTLLKWIDQNQPGVEGDTEAGDFFGQRLAAVNTATNVVSTATTMRLAVGVPGRGVHRGVPGGGRRTAVLDARRARRRRQLDRTRRRHSVPPGSPHARRHGPRREPGLALRRHSLRARRGKGRPRLRVEHAERRCAHPDLEAGRRRNPGGERCVRRARALTAQVKVRGETSQ, encoded by the coding sequence ATGGCCGTCGCTCTGGCGGCCGTCCTCTCCGTGCTGGGGCAGGGAGCGGCAGTGACGCCGCAGGCGGTGGCGGCCACGGCCTGTGCCGGGGCACAGTCCGACTTCAACGGCGACGGAATCCGCGACGTCGCCATCGCCGACCCGGAGGCCACCGTCTCCGGGAAGGAGCGGGCAGGGCTCATCCGCATTGTGTACGGCGGCGGCAAGGGCACCTTCGAACTGTCGCAGGACTCGCCCGAGGTCTCCGACGGAGCGGAGACGGGCGACCAGTTCGGCTTCTCGTTCGCCGTGTACGACGCCAATCTCGACGGCTGCAGCGACATCGCCGTGGGCATCCCGTACGAGGACATCAACCTGGTCGGCAACACCATCAAGGACGCCGGCCTGGTCCACCTCATCTACGGCTCGCCGGCCGGCATCGCCTCGGGCGGCCAGGGGAGCTACGGCTTCCGGCAGGGCTCCGACGGCAAGCTCGGCGGCGGCTACGAGGCCGAGGACTGGGTCGGATACGCCGTCGCCGCGGGCAAGTCCGCGACCGGTTTCCCCTTCCTGGTGATCGGGGTCCCCGGCGAGGACGGCGCGGGCGGCGCCGACATGGGGATGATCCACTATGTCTACGGCACCGCGTACGACGTGGCGAGCGTCTCCCAGGACACCACCGGTGTCTGGGAGGAGGCCGAGGCGTACGACCGGTTCGGGGCGTCCATCTCCGCCACCGACCGGCACTTCGTGGTCGGGGCCCCCGGCGAGTCGATCGGAGCCGTGGAGTCCGCGGGCGGCGTCATCGCCTTCCGCCCGTCCATCAACTCCCTCGGAGTCCCCGACCCGCTGTTCGGCATGGGGCAGGGACGCACTCCTGGGCCCGACACCGCCGCCCAGGTCGACGACCGCTACGGCACATCGCTGGCGACGGCGCCGTACCGGCCCGCCAGCGCGGCCACCACGACCGACTCGCTGCTCGCCGTGGGCGTACCCGGCGAGGACCTGTCGACCACGGTCGACGCCGGTGCGGTGCACCTCTACCACATCAAGGCCGACGGCACCGTCACGCTGCTCAAGTGGATCGACCAGAACCAGCCCGGTGTCGAGGGCGACACTGAGGCCGGCGACTTCTTCGGGCAGCGACTCGCGGCCGTCAACACCGCCACCAACGTGGTCAGTACCGCCACGACCATGCGCCTCGCCGTCGGAGTACCGGGCCGAGGAGTCCACCGAGGAGTTCCCGGAGGAGGGCGGCGTACAGCTGTTCTCGATGCTCGGCGAGCCCGGCGCCGCCGACAGCTGGATCGCACCCGGCGACGGCATTCCGTCCCCCCGGGCTCCCCGCACGCTCGTCGGCATGGGCCTCGGCGCGAGCCCGGCCTCGCTCTACGTAGGCATTCCCTACGGGCCCGCCGAGGGAAGGGCCGTCCACGCCTTCGCGTGGAACACGCCGAACGGCGGTGCGCCCACCCAGACCTGGAAGCCGGGCGAAGGCGGAATCCCGGCGGAGAACGTTGCGTTCGGCGCGCTCGTGCGCTGACAGCGCAGGTAAAAGTGAGAGGGGAAACATCTCAGTGA
- a CDS encoding VCBS repeat-containing protein: protein MTSPTRPLPGAIRRRTAGGASAVVLTAFALCFGPGTPLTPPAAAIAAGCSGVESDFNGDGVRDTAIADPEATVAGVQRAGLVRVVYGGGKGTLELSQETASVPGAAEAGDQYGYALAVYDADADGCSDLAVGMPYEDISTNADAGGVQIVYGSPTGIGGGKAVKEHIQGETATLGGAAEAGDWTGYALAAGKSSAGTPYLLIGSPGESIGTVEDAGAFFYVSGTAQTVVGIHQDTEAGGAVPGVAEIDDRFGASLAATPTHFAVGTPGEALGTTTFAGGVAVFSHTLVSGYPKPLVGLGQDQDAVQGAEEVGDGFGTSLAMVPYRPSGATSTTESLLAVGVPGEDLSTTVDAGAVQVFRVTASGSFTQTAWIDQNAEGVDEEAEAGDFFGQRVAAANSSPNTVASATTTRLAVGVPGEESSEEHPEKGGVQIFPLVGAVGASDNWIDPGYGIPSQPAPRQLAGMSLASSPSLLYVGMPYGPADGHAVYGFPWNVASGGAPTQTWKPGEAGIPAGDVAFGAAVR from the coding sequence GTGACCAGTCCAACGCGCCCGCTACCGGGCGCGATTCGACGGCGTACCGCCGGCGGCGCGAGTGCTGTCGTCCTGACAGCCTTCGCGCTCTGCTTCGGGCCCGGAACGCCCCTGACACCGCCCGCGGCGGCCATCGCCGCCGGCTGCTCGGGCGTGGAGTCGGACTTCAACGGTGACGGTGTGCGCGACACCGCGATCGCGGACCCCGAGGCGACCGTCGCGGGCGTACAGCGGGCCGGACTCGTCCGCGTCGTGTACGGCGGTGGCAAGGGCACCCTGGAGCTCTCGCAGGAGACGGCCTCAGTGCCCGGCGCCGCCGAGGCGGGCGACCAGTACGGGTACGCGCTCGCCGTCTACGACGCCGACGCGGACGGCTGCAGCGATCTCGCCGTCGGAATGCCCTATGAGGACATCTCGACCAACGCCGACGCGGGCGGGGTGCAGATCGTCTACGGCTCCCCGACCGGCATCGGCGGCGGCAAGGCCGTCAAGGAGCACATCCAGGGCGAGACCGCGACGCTCGGTGGTGCCGCCGAGGCGGGAGACTGGACCGGCTACGCGCTGGCCGCGGGCAAGTCGTCCGCCGGCACGCCGTATCTGCTGATCGGCTCTCCGGGCGAGTCGATCGGCACGGTCGAGGACGCCGGGGCGTTCTTCTACGTCTCCGGCACCGCGCAGACCGTCGTCGGGATCCACCAGGACACCGAGGCCGGCGGAGCGGTGCCGGGTGTGGCGGAAATCGACGACCGGTTCGGTGCGTCACTCGCCGCGACGCCCACCCACTTCGCCGTCGGTACGCCGGGCGAGGCGCTCGGCACGACGACCTTCGCCGGAGGCGTCGCGGTCTTCAGCCACACCCTCGTGTCCGGCTATCCGAAGCCGCTGGTCGGACTGGGCCAGGACCAGGACGCCGTCCAGGGCGCCGAGGAGGTCGGCGACGGCTTCGGTACGTCGCTCGCGATGGTTCCGTACCGCCCTTCCGGCGCCACCTCGACCACGGAGTCCCTGCTCGCGGTCGGCGTTCCGGGCGAGGACCTGTCCACCACCGTCGACGCGGGCGCCGTCCAGGTGTTCCGGGTCACGGCCTCGGGGAGCTTCACGCAGACCGCGTGGATCGACCAGAACGCCGAGGGTGTGGACGAGGAGGCCGAGGCCGGCGACTTCTTCGGACAGCGGGTGGCCGCGGCCAACTCGTCGCCGAACACGGTCGCTTCCGCCACCACGACGCGGCTTGCGGTCGGCGTGCCCGGCGAGGAGTCCTCGGAGGAGCACCCGGAAAAGGGCGGGGTACAGATCTTCCCGCTGGTCGGCGCAGTCGGCGCGTCCGACAACTGGATCGACCCGGGCTACGGGATTCCGTCCCAGCCCGCCCCCCGGCAGCTCGCCGGGATGAGCCTGGCGAGCAGCCCGTCATTGCTGTACGTGGGCATGCCCTACGGCCCCGCCGACGGCCACGCGGTCTACGGATTCCCGTGGAACGTGGCGTCCGGTGGTGCCCCCACACAGACCTGGAAGCCCGGCGAGGCCGGAATCCCCGCGGGTGACGTCGCGTTCGGAGCGGCGGTCCGTTGA